The Hyla sarda isolate aHylSar1 chromosome 2, aHylSar1.hap1, whole genome shotgun sequence genome includes the window ATGTCTGTTCAGACGATAGATTATTTTGGCAGATGTTCAATGTGTGACATAGGATTTGTAGCTGTATGGGTTATGTGCACACAGATCTAGACATTTTTGGCATTGTGTCCAGGTTACTCTTAGGTGGTTTTTGTTTGGTTATTTCTTTTTACCCTACATACCGTAGATTGCCAGTCCAACAGAAGTGTTGCATGTGCTGGCAGCTTTATTCACCCATATCTGAgatgacactgtatatggttgtTCAGCATATATGCGGAATCACATTATTACTACTGACAAATGTGTTTAATGGCGTGTGAGAATGTGTTGCCAGTAGTGTTTGGGTGGGGAACCAAAGCTCTGTTTATCTGTAAAATAAGCAGTTACTTCTGTCTAGCTTCTCCATTTGTGCTTTTTGGGACCACACTTTCGTTTTCAGTAACGATGAGACCTATTTTGGCCATGTAGCTGCAGCTGTGAGTTAAAGTGCACCTATAATGGTATGGTCCGTTTtctgaaaaatgtgcaaaatatttttttttcttaaataattaatttaaaattCTGCACCTAAATCCCTGAATGGGGCGCTGTTGTCCTCACTGTTTATTACTATGCGCTATAAGACAGAGCTTCCTCCTCTGTGTTCATAGCGCCCATATCAAGAGCGAGACCCAGTGCCATAGAATCACATTTCAATGGGTCTTGTGCTGGAAACAGTCGCTGAGGAGACAGGGGGAAGCTCTGTGGCGTAACACACAGAAATATTTAGCAAAGAAAATGAAACTATGTTCAGGGATTTGGGCACCAAATTTGAAATTAAAGGGATGTAGTCAAATTTGTGTGCAGTGCTGTACAATTTTGTCTTAAAACCATTAGGGATATGCTTTAAGTATTCTGGTGGATAAGTTTTGTACTTGAAAGTACCCAGGGTGGCATTATACACCTGTCTCCAATCCCGCCTGGTGGCATTCAAACACTGGTGACATTCAAACTGTGCCAGTCCCTGCTGTCAGTGCTTCCTGTTCTTTCACAACATGCAGGAAATGTCTAGTCAACCAATTGAGAAGGGTCCCCAATGTGGGCAGTGATGTGGCTAAGCAGACATTTCATGTTTGTCAGGACAAAGAAGAGTAAGCGCTGACAGAGGGGACCGGCACCATTGGAATTGTAACCACAGGGGGATCGGCAGCAGAGAAGTAAAGCCTTACTGCCATTATGGGCACTCTATTTCCTTTAAATTTTATCCAACAAAATACctttttaggggtctttttcagGGGCTGAAGTTCAGCGGTTAATAAACcaaatgtgtttgtttgttttttgttttgtttttgtttttttcctaatCTTTGTCTGATGTAACCAGTGTGCAGTCTTGTTAGCTAATCGTATTTTTTATGTGGATACTAAAATCATTATTGTCAACACATCTTCCCGTGTAAACAGTGACTTCTTCGCTTCTGCTGTTCGGGACATTGCAGCCAGCGAGGAGACTGACCCAGCTCATCTGAAGAGCACGAGAATGAGCGGAGCCATGACAGTCCTCCTTCTGGGTATCGTCTACCTGTGGGCTCTGGTCAGCGGGCAGGATACTCTATGGACAGTGGAGAAAGATTCCCATCGCCCCCTGGTTTTGCGCACAGCCGATGTACAGCGTGCATCAGCCCAAACAGATATTTCTCATATGTGGAAAAGTGATTTAAAGCCTATGCTTATTGAAAGGGTTTCCGGATCACCAGGAAGTTTTGCTGTGCGGCAACACATTAAACAGCGACTGCAAAGCTTTCAAGCTGGGTGGCTTATAGAAGAAGATGCATTTCAAAGTCCGACTCCTTATGGATATGTGGCATTCTCAAATGTTATTGCCACTCTGAATCCATCTGCTCAGCGGCACTTGGTCCTTGCCTGCCATTATGATTCAAAATTGTTTAGTCCGCAGTGGGATGGTAAAATATTTATTGGGGCTACAGATTCAGCTGTACCATGTGCAATGCTCTTAGAACTTGCCCGAGCTCTGGACTATCGTCTTCAGCAGTTAAAAGGAAGAAACTCCGGATCAAAACCAAACCTTTCTCTTAAATTAATTTTCTTTGATGGTGAAGAAGCATTCCATTATTGGACTCCGTATGATTCTCTATATGGTTCTCGACATTTAGCTCAGAAGATGGAAAATACTCCGCACCCGCCCAATGCCGAAAACACAAATCAGCTTCATggcattgatttatttattttacttgatTTGATTGGATCTGCAAACCCCACCTTTCCAAACTACTTCCAAAATACAGCTCGTTGGTTCAAGCGACTCCAGTCTATTGAAAGAAGACTGCACAATCTTGGACTTCTAAAGAATCATCCCTCCGAAATGTTATATTTTCTAAGTGGTTTGCGAGCAGGACAAGTTGTTGATGATCATGCACCATTTTTACAAAGAGGTGTTCCAGTCCTGCATCTTATTCCTTCGCCCTTTCCACGTGTCTGGCACACATTTGAAGATAATGAAGAAAATCTTGATTCTTCAACTATTGACAACATCAATAAAATTCTGCAAGTTTTTGTACTTGAATAccttaatatatgatgttattttGTAAATATGCTGATAAATTCATTACACAGTATTGTGGTCACTTCTGAACAGCGTAAAACCTAAATAACCCTGCTGCCACTGTATTATCCTGTGAATGGCTGTTCCCTTACCTGCTTACAGATGACCAGCTGTCTCCCTCATTGTTTCCCtctccttgtagattgtaagccccccccccccctccatacaagTCTGTCCTTTACCATTTCACGCTTTTTGTACCTGTGTTTGTGGAagaatatatatgtattaaaatTTTACTATGTGTACAGCACCCTGGAACAAAggatactataaaaatataaacaaggAATGTGTGGCCGacaaataatgtatgtatgtgaaTCCAAAGAAAaatatatgcaaagcagctctctaGCTCCACCTTATGGAGATCGTTTTTCCTTCTAGTCAATGTTTGTGCTCCTTTTAAGAATCCCTCTGGGGAAGTTTTATGTCTTCATTTATTAAATCTCCAGAAATGTTCTGTGGCTTCTTTAAGGAGTTATCcagtataagtaaaaaaaaataaaaaataaaaatatccgCAGGTGTCAGGTCTTggggtggttgggggggggggatccaaccGCTGTGActacctgttatctcctgcctGTCACAAAGATGTGGCCAACAGGccccctctatgcatctctaGGAGAGAGCTGAGATACAGCATTcaggtatctccggctctcccatagagatgcatggagggaacATGTCAACCAGCACTTTGTGCTGTGATCAACACACTTGATTTATGTGGAGAGCCTGGAGGCCGGGCAGGAGATCAAGGGAGGGTCACAGCGGTCAGTCCCCCcaagatctgacacttatcccctatcctgcagaaaggggatacgttttttaaaTTACACTGGACTACTCCATTAGAGTACCAGAAACCTTGACTTGAAAGGGAATCTACCTCCGAAAAATGGGGCTAGAgtgctgctttgcatatccttcttCCCAGATTTGGAAGTGGAGCCTGAATAGCTTATAAGTCTCCACAGACCTTTTTATGGGGGTCTACCTCTTCTGTATAACTCCTGCTGATAATTGGCTACTAAAAACGACAGTAAATGAATGTCAATCAGCTTCTTACGTGGTGCTCCTTATGAGCAATTTATCTGCATGTAAACAGGTATGTTATCACTGCATGGAAATggagcagattttccacagccaAAAATCTGCAGATTTGGTGCACAGATATTCTCAGCGGAAAATCTGCCCCGCATGATGCAGTTTGCTTCTGCAGATTTGGAGTGATATATATGCTGAtgttttgagggcagaaaaaagcaaTGTATTTGAAATCTACAGGTGTGGAATTTGGCGCGGCAGCATTTCTCAAGCAAAATCCCCAACATTCTAaatctatatacacagacacacatattgACATGCTGTGGATTGTGTCTTTTCTTTCTTAGCAcctgaataagatttttaaaatctTATCCTCCTTGTTGCTACTGTAAATGTCAAACACATCTGACGCTACTTCATtagactgtatatacacagcgtcttttggggggggggttattttagCCCTTGTTTTGCACACAAATATGtgccaaaaatattattttttataggAATACAGTTTGTCATTCACACTGAACTGCAGCGCGTATTTATTGGGAATGTATTTCAAAATCACAGGAATAACTGACAAGTCAGTGGGGCTAATCGGTGTTGTAAACCACAGCAATATATGTGGACAAAAGATTTCAACCACGTATTTTGTGGCAAAATATACCGCGTGCACAAACCCTCACATGCAAAATCAGACAATATGAATTAGATTACATAAGTTGACAGGGGGATTCCAACCCATTTTAATATCCTCAGAATAAGGGCATGACATAGTTGCAGTTTAACGAATAGATCTGTGGTGGGAAATATTCTACCGTGTGTGGCCATACCTCTATGTCTGTGTGCAGATAAAGACCAGTATCGTCACGCTAagctgattatttttttttttatatttgcaatattcacatGGTCAGAATTTGCCGAAGCATTTTCGCTTTGAGCTGTCAGTATGCAGTGTTTCCCCGTCATTTCCATGCAGATAAAAACCTGTATTGATATGCATTACTGGTAGAACTGAAGTGGAATCCAGTCATACATCTGGACAGAATGTATAATGTGAATATACGCTTAGTTTGCATAGTAAATGTTATGTTTAAGTACAAATCTTTATGGAGTGTGTACGCAGTGTTACAGGTTCAAACATGTATAACTTCTGCTGCAATTATGGAAATAACAAATCAATGAAATAAAAATACTTGTAGTATTCTAGTGTTAGAATTAGGTGCATGCAAGTCAATGAGATGCATCAGGACCcagtggtgtcagttgtgctctgtCTCATTTTGGGGCCGttcaacgcaaaaaatgagccaaacGGACCCAGAACAGGACGGAGCACAAAAATGGTGGAAATCTACCCTAAAACATCCAAAACATTGGCCATGCACGTTAGCTATTCCTCCCCCAGCCCCCACATACACACATGAGCTTGCTCAGCCAAGGGTGCATGTATTCTCCTAAAGCAGAAGGGTGAACATACGGATTGTGCATGCTGAAATCCAaatgcctgatccttctttccCCTGACATCTGCTGTGACAGTCCGCAGGCCACCATACCCTTGAGATGTTGGCCAGTCCTGCTAAAGTTTACAGACTCTGGTATTCACTTAATGTTTTATGCCACCTTTAGTATTctgtttatttaaaataaaatggtctGATGACTGTATTTTATCATTTTCTATGCTTGTTGCTCAACCATCAGACCTATGCTTGTTGCTCAACCATTGTTTACCATTGATTTATTGGTGTATCACAAAGGCCTAGTTCACATGTTCAAGATTCTGCCAAGTATAAGATGTACATTTTTTTGCATTAACCCTGACAAAATCAGCTTGCATTTCATTGGTGTTACAGTGAATAGGTAATACTGTAATTCCTTTTACATGCAAAAatctggattttttatttttactctgcAGAATATTGAACCTTGAAGGTAtccactgtatatacagcagtcgTGTATATGGACAAAAACTGACTGCATCTTTTAAAACATTACTGTCATTTCTTGAAACCATTTACATGTCCTGTAGATATGTCAAATGTTTTTAACGCTCAGACTCTCCATGCAGAGCCCCCAAGATCTCTAGATAAAGAAGTGTGCGGCTGGAGACcggctccatagactataatggagccaTCTTCTAATACAAGTTGGATTGAATGCCTAGCTGGGTAGTAAAGCAATATGTTGCATGCTTCTACTATCTATCTCTAGGCATCATAGGGTCTCATGAAGAGCCTGACTGATAAAAAGTTTTTAGAAATAACCGTAACGGTTTAAGAGTTGGGGGGAGGGGTGGGTCTGATTTGTTTAAACAAGGGACAGGCATCTAGGCCTGTAAAATTTGTAACTATGCCATACTCTCCTCTCCCAGTCCGATGTTGGTGCTTTTGTTTACTTACCACATGACTGTCCCGCCTCTCCTGATGGCATTCCGATCCTGCTGCAGCCAATCGCTGAGGCCACAGGGAGCTCAGAACGGCATCCAGGTAAATAAGCAAAAGCACAGTGGTGGAATGGAGCACCAACATTGGAGGAGAGTATGGCGTAGTCAGTAGTTTTACAGCCCTACTTACAAGAACAAATTCTTACATTTCACAACGATTTATTATTGCTTTGGATTCTGTCAAACAGCATGGATCAACTTCACAAAGTCTGACacatcttgacgcgtttcgagcgcatgcgctcgaaacgcgtcaagatgtGTCAGACTTTGTGAAGTTGTtccatgctttttttttaaagaggatttatcaataaagctgcaagttcttcaagtgctggatcaatttgttttttttattcattgcATGAGGCCTAGAAgtatagtgcagtgaaaaatccaTGGTCAAGCACCACTTTCTCTGTACCATGAGCATAACATAGGAAAAACACTGTTCTGCATAGTGTTTCTTTTAGTAtggtaaaaacaattctagttctTTCTCTGAGGTTAGGAACAGACATGTGGGTATGGCATTTCATGTCTACCGATTGACTCCTAGCTTACATTTTGGCTGCATCATTTCTGGCCTAAAAAACACGAGGCTGAGAGGATGTActcagggcttaaaggggtactctggtggaaaacttttatttatttatttatttttttaaatcaactggtgccagaaagttaaacaggtttgtaaattacttctattaaaatcgtaatccttccagtacttattagctactgaatactacagaggaacacagtgctctctgctgacatcacgagcacagtgctctctgctgacatctctgtccattttaagaactgtccagagtaggagaaaatccccatagcaaacatatgctgctctggacagttcctaaaatggtcagagaggtcagcagagagctctgtgttccaaaaagaaaataatttcctctgtagtattcagcagctaataagtactggacagagtaagattttttaattgaagtaatttacaaatctgtttcactttctggcaccagttgatttaaaaaataaaaataaaaaataaagttttccaccggagtaccccttttaaggtcacTGGAACCACATGACACTAGATTTTGCTTTTGTAATTGTATCATTCTCTTGTTATACCATGTTGATAAAGGTCAGGATGCTATATTTAGAAAACACAATCGTTTTCTTGATTTATTCCGTGCCAAATGAAtaaatgtgtttgtgtatatatatatatatatatatcagcagagCCGTATGGATAATATGAATCTCGTTATAAATAAATGGATTGAATAAATTGATTCTTGGAGTGCCTTTTGATTACTATATATTTTGTTGACTTTGGCCAAACGATCCTTTAATCGGCTTCCGAATTGAGTGGTGTGCACAGTTATATCTTGTAATACTAAGATGGAGGAGATGTTACTCAGTATCCTCTGCCGAGGGAGGTACAGATTAAGATGATCCTCCTTGCTCAGCCATCTTATGAAAAGGAATGCCAGTCACCGTGCCGAGAAGGATGGGGCATCAAGGGGGTGGGGCTTCTCACATGAACTGGGCACAATGGGAATAAACAAATAAAAGTAGGTGGCATAACTTTTTCCCAAAATATACAGTACTTTAGTAGTAAAGTAGCCGATCCCTTGGAGTACAGCCCCTCTGTACAGATCGAACAGATCTGCAGGTAATTAAGGCTAGTTAAATAAATGACCAGACAGGCAATTGAAATGAATAGCATCTGCTCTCTAACTGTATACGCCAGCATTTATTTTTCGCTGAGATGCCGATTGGTACCTATGACTGACTGCTAAAACGCAGTGTGGGCCAAGCCTAACGCCTGTGCTTCTGCAGGATTTCTGTTTCAGGAACATGCAGAAAATCCTGCAGATTGAAAAACAATTGTGGTAAAATGATCTCCTGTTTTGTATGTACAACCAATCATTTTAGGTTTAGTGTTCCTTTTAAAGCATACTGTCCTAGGGAGACAACAGACGTTTTATAGGTCGGGGTGTTCAGAATGAGCAGGCAGAGAATAGACCACTGTGTGCTCCTTTTATTAGTCTGTGTCTGAGACCTTCacggcccttaaccccttaaggacgcagcccattttggccttaaggactcagacaatttaatttttaagttttcattttttcctcctcgccttctaaaaatcataactcttttatattttcatccacagactagtatgagggcttgttttttgcgcgaccagttgtcctttgtaatgacatcactcattatatcataaaatgtatggcgcaaccaaaaaacactatttttgtggggaaattaaaacgaaaaacgcaattttgctatttttggaaggtttcgttttcacgccgtacaatttatggtaaaaatgacgtgtgttctttactctgagggtcaatacaattaaaatgatactcattattacatacttttatattattgttgtgcttaaaaaaaatcacaaactttttaaccaaattagtacgtttataatctctgcgggcgatccgatcattcattccaAATCGCGCACTGACGCAGATGCCggaatctgtattgatcccggcacctgaggggttaatggcggacgcccgcgagatcgcgggcgtcggccattgccggcgggtccctggctgcgatcagcagccgggatcagccgcgcatgacacgggcatcgctccgatgcccgcggttatgcacaggacgtaaatgtacgtcctggtgcgttaagtaccacctcaccaggacgtacatttacgtcctgcatccttaaggggttaaatgggtactccggtgaaaaacatgttttttttatttttaatttttttttaatcaactggtgccagagcattaaacagatttgtaaattacttctgtttaaaaatcttaacccttccagtacttatcagctgctgtatgctccacaggaagttctcttctttttgaatttattttctgtctgaccacagtgctctctgctgacacctcagtctatcttaggaactgtcaagagtaggagcaaatccccatagcaaacctcacctgctcttgacagttccttagacagaggtgtcagcagagagcactgtggtcagagagaaaagaaatttaaaa containing:
- the LOC130355392 gene encoding glutaminyl-peptide cyclotransferase-like; protein product: MSGAMTVLLLGIVYLWALVSGQDTLWTVEKDSHRPLVLRTADVQRASAQTDISHMWKSDLKPMLIERVSGSPGSFAVRQHIKQRLQSFQAGWLIEEDAFQSPTPYGYVAFSNVIATLNPSAQRHLVLACHYDSKLFSPQWDGKIFIGATDSAVPCAMLLELARALDYRLQQLKGRNSGSKPNLSLKLIFFDGEEAFHYWTPYDSLYGSRHLAQKMENTPHPPNAENTNQLHGIDLFILLDLIGSANPTFPNYFQNTARWFKRLQSIERRLHNLGLLKNHPSEMLYFLSGLRAGQVVDDHAPFLQRGVPVLHLIPSPFPRVWHTFEDNEENLDSSTIDNINKILQVFVLEYLNI